The following DNA comes from Seriola aureovittata isolate HTS-2021-v1 ecotype China chromosome 15, ASM2101889v1, whole genome shotgun sequence.
AGCATTTGGGTGTGTTCAGTGCAGTGAACTAGTAAAGAAGTCCGCTATTGCCAAATTGTGATTTAATCATGTCTTTCCTTGTACGTGTCAGGCTACTAAATACCTTACAGTGTGCTTGCATTTCATAGAAGCACACCCTTTGACAGCTTGTTTAACTCAATGCAACTTGTCTTTGTAATTCCAACTGCATTTTCAGTCTGGTTAGCCAGCTTTTTCGGTCTCTGTATTTGCTGATGCTTCTGTCACATAATTTGCATGTTAGGATTTGAATGTAATTCCAGTGTCTTTGTTGTTGCATGTGCCTGTTTCATTGTTGTGCTAGTTGGGTGAATACTTTCTGTGAGACATGTGATGCAATATGTGATCTCACATTTTCTAACATGACATTTCACGGTTCAGGCAGAGAATGGAAAATTCTGCCTGGGGTGTTAATTAGGTGTCATTAAAGAAATCATTGCTTGTGTAAATGAACTGTCTTCCTGAAAAAACTCAATCAATCAACAAATTGCATTTGTGTATTAACGACTCTTGTAgcctaccttttttttttaacatttccttTAGCAGCGATGGAAAATTCTGTCCAACCCTCCAAAGAGGCTTGTTTAAATACTGTGCTCTGACTATCATCACatagactttatttatttatcctaATGTAGGTTAGTTGTTTATGATCTCAAGATTGTGCTCTAGGATGAGAGATTGGCAAGTCAAAAAGTGTTAACAGGTGGACTAATGTGTTGTTGGTTTGGGTAATTTTATGGGAAGTgttaacaataagaaaaacatagaatatCAGCATTCTTTAAGCATAATCTGACCAGGTACACCTGAAGAGACATCCGAATAAGTACCATATAAAACCAACAATAGAGAGCACATCCTAAATTCATTAAATCAATAACATTAACATGGATGTCTTCTTGTCTGTGTATTTCATTGTTCAACTCTTAATGAATGGTTATTCCAGTTTGACCTGGTGTGCAGTGAGCAGTGGAAGCAGCCATTGACCTCCACAGTTTACTTCCTGGGAGTTCTTGTTGGATCCTTCTTTTCAGGACAGCTCTCTGACAGGTATTGGAATCACCAGTTTCAAGTGATATACACTGAACACTACACCACTCATTTAAAGTCATCCTGTACCACAACTTTTTTTAAGGTAATTTGATACTTAGTGTGACTTTACACAGAGAAAGTTATGTAACATTATGTTAATTATGAATTGGTATTTGTAATTACCTtgagcagtgtttttttgtcagtacCACACAACATGATACCCAGTGGCAAATATAATTTTGAGTTattgtatcatttttttttacataagtATTTCCAATTTGTgccactttatacttccactccactgcatttcagagggaaatattgtactttttactccactacatttattttacagttgtagttaatttgattttgcattaaaacatgTAGTCAACTTATATAATATGTATTACTAAGGCCCTTCACAGCCATTTGCAGTTTTTCTGGCTGATTAGATGTATTCAGGGTGAAGTTGTGAAAAACTATGTTGCGACCATAGGCCTACTCCGTTACTAATAAGGATGATTAAATTGTAACTTGTCCCGCAGCCGAACTAACAGAAGAGAGATATCAATTTGGTAGACATcattatataaattattttaaagtgaatttcttgtttgtgttgagCACATCTGCTGATCACATTGCCATGCCTGCCCTTTTCAGTATATGCATTTTggtagtgattttttttttcctaatttttactttcattcaaATTCTCAGATTCGGAAGGAAACCAATTCTTTTCGCAACCACAGCAGTCCAGACTGTTTTTACCTTTGCTCAAGTCTTCTCTGTTTCATGGACTAtgttcatcatcctcctcttctttaaTGGTTTGGGGCAAATATCCAACTTTGTAGCTGCTTTGGTGCTAGGTAAATATGAACATCTCATTCTATAGACACTGTTTTTTGAGGGTTTTGAATGAATCTAGATAATGCAAATAACCAAGTTTGTCAGAAATACTGTACTTCTTTGCATGCCCTCTTCCTTGTTCAGCACACATCCatctctttgcttttctttctctctctgtgcaggagCTGAGATCTTTACTGGCAATGTGCGTGTCCTTTACTCATCTCTAGGCACATGTTTAGGCTATGCTGCTGGCTACATGCTGCTGCCTCTTTGCGCTTACTATTTAAGGGACTGGAAATCTCTCCTGTTGGCTTCGTCTGCGCCTGGCCTGGCCTACCTCCCCCTCTGGTGGTAGGTTGCACTCACTACAAGAAAGCTTATATTTTGTTTGCCTTACCATGAATTATCATAAATCATAGACTTTATCTCTTACCAAGGTATTTGTGtttaaaagtcagtgttattGGAGTTACATTCCAATTGAAACCACAGCCTAAAAGAGCAGACAGTAATTTAAACCACTATTAAAgttgcatttgttttacatctttttaTCTCATAGTAAGAGTTTCCAAAAGAAACATACCCACTGaaacaaatgtcaaatttaAGTCTTAATTGACTGCATGGCCCTTTAATCTGCATCCATATGATCTTAGattgtcattttgaaaaagcaccCATTGTcgtcattatcattattattctcTCCCGAGAGAAGTATAATAACTTATATCCACCATCCTTAATGGTTTGTcttttgatccagactgaaactctatatgtgtctgtgttatataaTGAGGCAGGTTAATCCCAGAGTCCCCTCGGTGGCTGCTCTCTCAGGGAAGAGCGGAGGAGGCTGAAGCCATATTGAGAAAGGCTGCTAAGTGGAACAAAGTTCAGGCTCCTAGGGTCATCTTTGAAGATTATAGTGTAAGTTGACAAGATGGTGacaaaaaatctaaaaaaaaaattaaaaaaagaagagagaaaaaactccTGTAATATTAGGCAACTtagaaaatagagaaaacagAGTGAGACTGAGGTTCTTGTATTTTGCAGATTAATAAGGCAAATACACACCTGAAGGTACACCACAACGTCTTCGATCTGCTGAGGAAGCGCGACATCAGAACCACAACCCTCATTCTCTGTTTGGTGTCGTGAGTAAACAGTCTGAGCATTTCAATCACCATAAACTCACAATGAGATTTGCTGTACTGTATTATTAACAGTTTTAACATTACTAAGTACAGTGGCAGTGAGAGCCCGTTGTACTACAACTTATGAAAACTTGCAAATGGGAAAAACACAATTAACTGAAGAGAATATCTTCACCACTTTGGTAACACGTATGTCCCATTTCAAAAGAGGtcattaaagattaaaaaaaatattaaaacacacacgagttaaatgttttaatcaCTTTGGCAACACATGCCTGGcacacagaaaatacagaaaacacaagcaaatacaaaaaagatGCTGCAAGTTATTTTTACTGTCTGAACTTTCCATCTCCAATGTCTCAAACTCCTGATTACCAGTAACATAAGTCACATGTGTTAGTAAATtgagacatttttaataaaaacagaactgtCACCATTATCATATTAGATATTAtttagatattattattattattattattattattttattattattattttattgttattagaaATAGAAAACcttcagttttcattattattatagatattATTTTTTGCAGTATTGGGAGCTTGAAGCAGTATATGCACTTATGTGCTATATTGAACTGTGTAGGGCTGTCCTCTTGTTTTGAGCCAGTTTTATTGATCACAGGGTCAGTTGCTAGAGGAGATTGAATTGTCACATTCAGAAACAGCAAAACAGGCTAATGAGCCATTTCTGTGAGAGCAACAAACCTCTGGAATATTCTACCTGTATTGAAACACAGGCGATACTGAACTGCATAAAATCAAAGTGTGGTTAGAATTTACTCAAATATGTGTCATATTAAATTATCTTTGTATTAAGGTTTCTATTCAATCTCTGCTGTATGTCTACATATCGTTGACTTGCCAAGGTTTACCACGACTATTGGGTACTATGGCCTGTCCTTCAGCACATCCCAACTCCATTCTGACCCCTACATCAGCTGTTTCATCTCAGCAGCTGTGGAGATCCCAGCATACATTTCCAGCTGGTTGGCCCTGCGATATTTTCCACGACGGCTGTCTATCGCCAGCACCTTGCTCCTTGGAGCAGTGTCACTGTACCTCATTCAACTGTTGCCTCAAAGTAAGCAAAAAAGTACACCCAGAATGCCAAGAGACTTGAGTTTTCAGACACATGGAGTAaagtagaaataataaataaacagaagaaattGTTCAgacttattttgttttctaaGAACTAAAACAAGTAATTGAGAATCACATAACTCTGAACTGATCATTTCTGAATGGAGAGCAACAGGAGCTCATGGTATATCCTGCATTAACTGATGCAATAAATCATCATCAGTCATACATTAGTTATGTGTATTACCTTAGCTTGTGTTTTGCATCTTTATTATAAAGTGTGCCTGGTGGGTAAAGACAGGCAGATGATACGGAAACGCACTGTGCTAATATGTTGTATTGGAGCTTGGTGTCAAATGAAGAATTCCACGTGACTGATGATGTCTGATTTAAACAGCACTGCTCCTTCAGAAAAGGCTCCATCCATccagtttttaaagttttgcagCTAAATGTGTGATAGGTGTATTTTTGGGATAAAAAGAAAGTAGAACAATTGAgaactatggcataaaacaaatcataattATGAAAAATCTAATGATGTAACATTCCATAGATATCAACCATGAAGACACATTTACCCACAGtgaatgtaaacattaataaggtacattaatatttcatgtcagGCTTTTTGGATAATGCATTTGCTAATTATGTTACTGTAACCTATTGCACAATATCATCTACATTTAATGTAGCATCTCTACTCAAAAATATAGCTGCTTCGGCTCCAGACTTGAGAGGCTACTATAAGTGTGAGCCATCACATTTCACTGTgcttgctgtatttttattttctaattttattttggCTTTATTTTACCAGGTAAGATATTAAGAAAAATGTCTTATTCACAATGACTGCCTGTCAAGTGCCAAAAggggaaaagaagaggaagggacaaaataaaaaaaaaaagacaattaagcaaacagaagtaaaacatttacaagTATCATTAAATAACCATAAGCAGGCCCTTAAAAGCAGTGACCGAGATAGATTTATCTCAATCACTGCTTTTAAGGGCTTACAAAGTTTCATAAGGCTTCGTCTGCCCATCAGATCACTAAACACTCAATTAAATGTAGCAAATGAAGAGTTACAGACTGGTTAAGACTGTctatgtgtttctttttttttgtgtgttcagttaaaaacaaagtATTTATTCATCCTTTAGATCTACCATACCTGCCTCTTACACTGAAGATGTTGGGTAAATACGCTATTACCACGTGTTGCTCCATGATGTTCGCCTTCACAGCGGAGCTGTACCCAACAGTGCTCAGGAACACAGCAACAGGGACATGCACTACTGTTTCAAGATTGGGGTGCTGCCTTACACCATTGTTGTTAAAGATGAGTGAGTACACTGGGTTTAGATAAAAGAGATTAAATGCACACATAGAAGACCAAGCCTTTTCTCCCATCTAAACAtccctttctccttttttagGTCTATACTCTAAATACCTTCCTTATATAATTCTGGGGACTCTGgctgttgtttcttcttttgctGCTCTATTCCTTCCAGAGAGTTTTGGCCGCCCTCTACCGGAAACTATTCAACAGATGCACAAAAGAGAAAGGTATTCTTGTCCTATATAAAATAAACCCGAAGCTACTGCTGTGCCAAACTCATTTCTATATACTAAATTATAATACAtggtttatatatttaataactCTGACATTATTAACTgaattgacattttaaatcaatcTTAATTTCACTTTCTGTTGCACTGCTAAATTTGTTCCTATTCATTTAGCTTCTCAAATAGACTGTGTACTGATTTACtatttaaaaccacaatgtTATTATCTTATTAGTGCAACTCCTTATACACAGTGCACCATTATACGTACACAgtataagtccaatattcacagtaaaaaaacacaactgcacAGTAGACAAAAAtcaacttcatcatcatcaatttaatgtaatatttagTGTGTCCCAGTAGTTACACATCTTGAAATTAAAGAGTGAGGCttacaaaataattttgatATGGAACGGGATAAGAAAACATATTGGTAAATGCAAAATGAGGAAACTGAATTTAAAACCCTGTAAATAGATTTTacaatttcttttaaaaatagaataataacCTGGAATCTGGCACATGTATCGACcagcataaaaaatgttaaattcaattttaaatCATTATGATTAACCACTGAAagatttagtatttattttcagtggtaCATTCCAGACTCCTTATGTTAAAGGTTTAATCATTAATTTATCAATAACAATGtgtcaaattaaattttgaaAACCAAATCCGCTGCTTCCCTTGGATTAATGgagctttatagtgagtttcagctcattgtttgaCTGTCCAGTTTTGATTCACTCTCCCCACTCACACAGTACTATTATTGGTCACTGCAGGCAGCAGGTTTCAGAgaaaagctctgataaatcAACTATACACTACAccccaccccaaaaaaacaaaaaaaacaaacagaagacaaacaaagtctgcctggtgaacatagtgaacCATTTAGCAGCTGAGGGATGTATCCCACAGGAGCTGGTAACGACCAAAAAGAGAGCTAACAGACAGCTATTATTATCTTAAAACCTTTATTATATTTAAGTGGTTAAGAGATCTGGTTTTCTTTCTTCGTGTAATAGTTGTAGTGTtaaaatgtgtacaaaacattttctaagTGGACGTGATAATATGACATGAGTCACTTGATGAACACACCTGCTTgtgatgatagtgatgaaaTTGAAGgcatcaaaaaaaaatttttttttttttaatttttctcattttaattgCAAAACAGTATAACaatattgtttgtcttttctccttATAACAGGATAACCTTTCCATGCATCAGTAGAAAAGAAACCTCTGTACCCACAGAACACCTGGACAGTCCACTATGATTATTTGTTTACAGTTCTTAAGATTTAaacatttgtccttttttttgttttgttttgtttgtttgtttgtttgttttttcttaagaCAGACAAAAAGCTGTTTATCAGGCAGGCAAATCTCTTAAATAAACAAGTTACAGAATGTATTTTGGTTacataatgaatataaatactgattttttttttctgttttttatcttatttatgttttcatatacAAGCTATGaagctttttaaaaagctggtaatacatttttcagttgTCAAATAAAAGTTCCAAAGTTCATGTCTGTTGAGGACACCTGACAAGTGCCCAGTCATACTGTAACTTTTTACTACCTTTGTAATCTATAACCTggcagtgacaaaaaaaaagaacttgagAAGATATTTTATGGCATTTACCTGAACAGAAACACGTTTTTGTTACAGTTTGAATAAGGATCAGTTTGGGTCAaatattaattgaaatattGCAGTTATTTGTTATtgcaaataaaatcaataaaatgtttgcatATCTAGCAGCTTTGGCTATATTATTTACTGCCCAGGTCACAGTAGTAAACAGCAGTCATAAGTAGGTGAGGAATATTATCTCAGGAATAGTTTTATGTAGTACAGGGAGTGGCTACCTGGCAGGTGGGTGGTGGCAAGTAAAAAGTGGTCTACAAGAATAAAGATTGTGGAGGGCACAGCTAGGATTTTGGGATTATGAAGGATTATGATGACACCACGGCATTCCTGGGTCAGTGGGGACCTTTCCAGCAGATTGTTTTCTTCTTGCTTTGTGCCAGCATCTTTCCCAATGGTTTTGGTGCTTTCTCTCTTGTCTACCTGACTGACATTCCCAGTCACCACTGCCTGGTTCCAGAGGTTAACTTAACCCAAGATTGGCAGGAAGGTATCATCCCAGTAAAGGTATGTAAGATTGAGGAAGATAGAGTTGTGGCTTTGCCACCTCGTTTTCTAAATATGAAATTCTCAACTGTGACATATTACAGCCTGGCCAGTCAGAATTTAGATCATGTCATAGTACATGAAAACTGAATTATGTGTACTGAACTATATCATTGAAGCCCTGGACAATCATCAACaatattgttttgtctttattggtGATATTGTTTCACGCCCTTCCCTGAAGCACTTTTAGGTGCCCCTGGGTCCCATTCTTGGAAcagtccttttttttcatatatgcTCCCTCTAGGTGAAATAATTCATAGGCATGGTCTTTACTATCATTTATATACTGATGatacacagatatacagtatgtcgcACTTAAGCCTGAAAAGCCCACTACGTTGTCCACCTTAAGAGTGTCTAGCTGACATAAAAAACTGGATGTCTCTGAACTTCCTTCCGGTAAATCCAGAAAAAAGTAAGATTCTTGTCATTGGCCCTGACGATGTGCAAATAGATTTAAAATCCTCACTTGGCCAATCATTCATCTGTCAGAAACCAAGGTGTCTTATTTGATTCCAACTTTTGAGACTCATGTCTGTAAGATAGTACAATCTTGCTTCTATCACTTAAGGAACATTGCCAAAattctgttcatgtctgacCTTCACAATACAGAAACCAtcatacatgttttcatttcttcaagATTTGATTACTGTAATGGTCTCTAAGTGGCATATATCAGAAAACAATTCATAGACTTCAAATAGTACAAAATGCAGCTGCCAGACTGCTCACAAAAACTAAGAGAAGAGATTATATTACCCCCCTCTTAAGGTTTCTACATTGGCTGCCAGTCCTTTTAAAGAATCAATTTGAAAATTctacttttgactttttaagaACTTCACAGCCTAGCACCAGATTTTATCTCTGAATTAATTGCCCCTTATTAAGCTGCTCGTAGTCTATGGTCCTCAGTCAGGAACTTGTTGATAGTGCCTATAACAATACATAAGACTGAAGGGGACAGAGCTTTTGCTGTCAAGGCCACACAACTCAGGAACAACGTGCCCGATTAACTTAGACTAGCAAAATCAATAGCTTTCATTCACATTTCTTTCACAAAGCTTTTGAATAatcttttgaatatttcacttgttttaacATTGCTTacttgtgtttctatttttattgtttttgtttttttatcttgagtgatttgtttgcatttgtcttttctttgttattttgtcattgtgaaGCAATTTTTAATCTCTGATTTTGATTAGTGCTATATAAactaattatataaatatattataaacattGTGCTGCACTTCTCAAAGACCTATCAAAGCATTTGATTCAGTCGATCATGGTGGTATTCTGGAAAAGTGTGCTTAATTGGTGAAGACGGAGGATGGAGGGTGCTCCATTAAATGGTTTAATGATCATCGCTCAGGTAGAAGTCACACAGAAGTTTGTAACGGTTCCAAGTCACATCCCCTCAGCCTTATTAATGTATTCTACATTTCTATGTGGTTGACACGTCTGCCACTAGCTCTTCTCTTAATCTCACCATCGCGAATCTTCAATGACCATCAAGTatactgaaaaagaaatgttattaataatattaataatgtttgTGTCACTATGAGGTGGTGAATGGGAAAGAGGAGCtgagcagatgcagcagataCAGGCTGGATGTGGTCAGAAATCTCTCTGCTCAGGGATACATTCCTGGCAGGGACAACCTCACAGACCTGGAGCAGGAGGACTGTGTGGACGGGTGGAGCTACAGCACAGACATCTACCAATCCACCATAGTTTCTGAAGTGAGTGAGCGCATGTACCTGAGTGCTTGTTGGTCTAGTTCAAGTTTTAGAATTGAGGTAGAGTCAGTAATACTGACCAAGAAGTgaatgctgctgctttaaatcaATAACTGATCATCACATTGACATGTATTCCTTGTGctcttaatgtttttattgtttaatcatTCTTACATGAATGTTCAGTTTGACCTGGTGTGCAGTGAGCAGTGGAAGCAGCCGTTCACCTCCACGGTTTACTTCCTAGGAGTTCTTGTTGGATCCTTCTTGTCAGGACAGCTCTCAGACAGGTACGAAAACACCATCTCATCTTTTTCATTTACCTTAATGTACTTGTAAGTCTTGATAATTCTTTATTTGAACAATGTagataattataatattttttataatcttATAAAAAAATTCCTTAAGATGtgcttgttttacttttttgctAAAGAAAACATTGCAGATTTTAGTAAAGGaaatttttagtttttcatttctaatttcTGTACTGTAAACTTTCATGTAACAGTCCTTTTTTCAGTGTCAGGTTCATTTTTGTGATACAGCATGTTTTGTTAGGTAAAGCTACATTACATATTGTTATGACCTCTGAGCTTAAGAAGacaaaaaactgtattttatgatcagtgtttttgttgtgtgtttttgcccaTTTTGTCCTctcatttcattgtttcacttttcactAGATTTGGAAGAAAGCCTGTTCTGTTTGCAACCATGGCAGTTCAGACATTTTTTACGTTTGTTGAAATCTTCTCAACTTCTTGGACAGTgttctccatcctcctcttcatcagtgGTTTGGGACAGATCTCCAACTATGTGTCCGCTTTTGTACTGGGTAAATGCCGCaacaatatttttatacattagtGATTTTGAATAATGAGGGATATAGAAAGataattatgatttaattttttataattaatttaattaaatataattgcatttgtattttttacctTTGCACTTTCTTATTCgtatttcttcctctctctttttctgcagGTACTGAAATCTTGACTGGCAATGTGCGGGTCCTGTTTTCATCTATGGGTGTATGTCTGGCCTTTGCCTTTGGTTACATGATGCTGCCTCTCTTCGCTTACTTTTTAAGGGACTGGCGCTCTCTCCTGTTGGCTTTGTCTGTGCCTGGCCTGCTCTACCTGCCGCTCTGGTGGTAGGTTGAACTCTTTacaagaaaatgtatttgcGGTAAGTTTTCCTTACCATGCACCATAAACATGGCAACCTATGGCTCTTATTTGGTCCTTTCTCTACAGGATTATTATAACTTGTATGCACCCACTTTGCAGTATTTTAAATCCCTCGGATCCAGCCTaaacatctgtctctgtgttgaaTGACGAGGCAGGTTTGTCCCAGAGTCTCCTCGATGGCTGCTCTCTCAGGGACGAGTGGAGGAGGCTGAGACCATAGTGAGAGATGCTGCTAAGAGGAACCAAGTTCAGGCACCAGAGGTCATCTTTGATAATTACAATGTACAAGTAAGTTGGCTTTGATTTAAATCATACAGGTGTATGAGGAACATAAATGTCTATACCAAATTGCCTTGCACTACATCCTGAtatttgtcaaaacatttcactaTCGCTaaaatcaccaaagtcagtaggattcatcatctgtgGAGCATTtatatctgtacaaaatttcatggaaGTCCATCCAGTAACTGTTAGCATAGCATGGCTAAACACAACAAACTGCTGGTGAGACTGAGGTTTTGTATTTTGCAGGCTGATGAGACAGAGACGCACCCTAAGGAGCATTACAACATCTTCAGCCTGATATGGACcagaaacatcagaaacacaacTGTCATTCTTTGCATGGTGTGGTCAGTATTCTGTCTGAGCATCAATCACCATACACAAACAATTAGATTCAAGCAATACTAATAGTtactcatttacatttacatagaTCTTAACTCTGCATAGCTGCACACATATTGAAGGTGGCTTTTTGGACCTCATCCAGCGCTTTTTTTGGTTGATATCCTAAAAAAGCTAATTCTTAGAATATAATGTCCACTGGTGCTCACTGGTTAATCACATTAATATGTATGTATTCACCTTAACTACTctcaacatttttaacattccttgttttcatggttttgtCTTATAGTCTGTGCTATTAAATTCTGTTTCTATGTAGGTTTCCATTAAAACATCTCTGAtatctttatctctgtctccctAGGTTCAGTCTGAGTGCTGGCTACTTTGGCCTGTCCCTGAACACATCCCGACTCAATGCAAACCCCTATATAAGCTGCT
Coding sequences within:
- the LOC130182566 gene encoding organic cation/carnitine transporter 2-like, with product MKDYDDTTAFLGQWGPFQQIVFFLLCASIFPNGFGAFSLVYLTDIPSHHCLVPEVNLTQDWQEGIIPVKVVNGKEELSRCSRYRLDVVRNLSAQGYIPGRDNLTDLEQEDCVDGWSYSTDIYQSTIVSEFDLVCSEQWKQPFTSTVYFLGVLVGSFLSGQLSDRFGRKPVLFATMAVQTFFTFVEIFSTSWTVFSILLFISGLGQISNYVSAFVLGTEILTGNVRVLFSSMGVCLAFAFGYMMLPLFAYFLRDWRSLLLALSVPGLLYLPLWWFVPESPRWLLSQGRVEEAETIVRDAAKRNQVQAPEVIFDNYNVQADETETHPKEHYNIFSLIWTRNIRNTTVILCMVWFSLSAGYFGLSLNTSRLNANPYISCFISAAVEVPAYISSWLALRYLPRRLSVICILLLGGVSLYLIQLVPQSLSDLSVALEMLGKFAVTTGTALLFAYTAELYPTVLRNTATGTCTTVSRIGSCISPFLLQLSEYSEYLPYIILGTLAVVSSFASFFLPESFGRPLPQTIQQMHQRGRTREQDWTILTGCSHAATTAVNKIPEKPETNVKVVVQKNDHLLMFIHICFICK
- the LOC130182565 gene encoding organic cation/carnitine transporter 2-like, with the translated sequence MRDYDETIAFLGQWGRFQKVIFFLLCASIMPNGFGSFTLVFLMDVQSHRCQVVDVNLTEDWHKSTIPIMVVNEKEELSRCSRYKLDVVRNLSAQGYIPSRDINLTDLEQEDCVDGWSYSTDIYQSTIVSEFDLVCSEQWKQPLTSTVYFLGVLVGSFFSGQLSDRFGRKPILFATTAVQTVFTFAQVFSVSWTMFIILLFFNGLGQISNFVAALVLGAEIFTGNVRVLYSSLGTCLGYAAGYMLLPLCAYYLRDWKSLLLASSAPGLAYLPLWWLIPESPRWLLSQGRAEEAEAILRKAAKWNKVQAPRVIFEDYSINKANTHLKVHHNVFDLLRKRDIRTTTLILCLVSFTTTIGYYGLSFSTSQLHSDPYISCFISAAVEIPAYISSWLALRYFPRRLSIASTLLLGAVSLYLIQLLPQNLPYLPLTLKMLGKYAITTCCSMMFAFTAELYPTVLRNTATGTCTTVSRLGCCLTPLLLKMSLYSKYLPYIILGTLAVVSSFAALFLPESFGRPLPETIQQMHKRERITFPCISRKETSVPTEHLDSPL